The genomic window TTGACCAGGCGAGCCGGCGCGACCGGGTCGGTGGGCGAGCCGAGACCGGTGCTGAACACTGTCAGGCCGCGCAGGTCCGGGACGGTGATCTCGGCCTTGTCCCCGGCCGGGCGGTCGAGGAGCGCGCCGGGTATGTCGTCGCGCAGCTCGCCGAGCGTGGCCCGCACCCGGACCGCATCGGGACCCCAGGCCTCGACCCGCAGGGTCTCGTGGTGGCCGCTCCACTCCAGGCCGCCGTCGCGCTCCCGAAAGGACATGCTTCTCCCTGTTCCTGACTGTTCTTCTGCTTTTGACATACATGGTGAAGGTGGCGTGTGCGGCGGTGTGCCCGTCAGTCCTTGACGGAGCCGCCGGTGATGCCGGCCGCGATGTAGCGCTGGGCGATGACCAGGAGGATCGCGGCGGGGACGGAGGCGATGACGGCCGAGGCCATGACCGCGTTCCAGTCGGCGGCGTTGGCCCCGATGAAGCGGTAGATGCCGACGGTGACCGGGGTCACCGCGTCGCGCGAGGTGAGCGTGATGGCGAAGAGGAAGTCCGCCCAGGAGAAGAGGAAGGCGAAGAGCCCGGCGGTGATCACGGAGTTGCGGCTCATCGGCAGCACTACGCGCAGAAAGGTGCGCCAGTGCCCGGCCCCGTCGAGGGCGGCGGCCTCGACGACCTCCTTGGGCAGGTTCTGCATGAAGGCGCGCAGCAGGATCGCGGCGAACGGCACCGACAGCGTGGACTGGGCGAACATCAGGCCGATGGTGTTGTTCAGCAGCCCGAGGTGGCTGTAGAGCACGAACAGCGAGTTGGCCTTCACCATGCCGGGGATCATCTGGACGATCAGCAGCACGAAGAGGATGAGTCCCGCGTGGCGCAGCGTGAACTTCGCCAGGGCCCAGGCCAGCGGCGCGGCCACGGCGAGGGTGATCAGGACGTTGCCGCAGGCGAC from Streptomyces formicae includes these protein-coding regions:
- a CDS encoding carbohydrate ABC transporter permease, whose protein sequence is MTTATAPSTRRWGTTALAVAIVAVLLFPLYWMFNASLQPSHELLSIPPRWFPSDPTTDGYRAAFDTQGRHLLISLFVACGNVLITLAVAAPLAWALAKFTLRHAGLILFVLLIVQMIPGMVKANSLFVLYSHLGLLNNTIGLMFAQSTLSVPFAAILLRAFMQNLPKEVVEAAALDGAGHWRTFLRVVLPMSRNSVITAGLFAFLFSWADFLFAITLTSRDAVTPVTVGIYRFIGANAADWNAVMASAVIASVPAAILLVIAQRYIAAGITGGSVKD